In one Halosimplex halophilum genomic region, the following are encoded:
- the dapB gene encoding 4-hydroxy-tetrahydrodipicolinate reductase has product MSTRVAVNGAAGRMGRTVIETAGERDDVEVVVGFHRTDAGEIDGVPVVDSGGAADALAEHDPDVVVDFSLPDATLGIVDACVEADVGLVVGTTGFDDAGFDALEAASDEVPVLKATNFSRGIQVLLRTVREAVGALDGYDLELTETHHNDKVDAPSGTANTILETVQEQRDVEPVYGREGHAPRDEDEIGVFARRAGDIRGEHELVLAGNDEVVSLSHRAEDRGVFAAGALDAAVWLADRGDGWHEFDDVIDD; this is encoded by the coding sequence ATGAGCACGCGGGTCGCGGTCAACGGCGCAGCCGGACGCATGGGTCGGACGGTCATCGAGACGGCGGGCGAGCGCGACGACGTGGAGGTCGTCGTCGGCTTCCACAGGACCGACGCCGGCGAAATCGACGGCGTCCCGGTCGTCGACTCGGGCGGAGCGGCCGACGCGCTCGCCGAGCACGACCCCGACGTCGTCGTCGACTTCTCGCTGCCGGACGCGACGCTCGGGATCGTCGACGCCTGCGTCGAGGCGGACGTGGGCCTCGTCGTCGGCACGACCGGCTTCGACGACGCGGGGTTCGACGCGCTGGAGGCGGCAAGTGACGAAGTCCCCGTCCTCAAGGCGACGAACTTCTCGCGGGGCATCCAGGTGCTCCTCCGGACCGTCCGGGAAGCCGTCGGCGCGCTCGACGGCTACGATCTGGAACTGACGGAGACCCACCACAACGACAAGGTCGACGCGCCCTCCGGGACGGCGAATACCATCCTCGAAACGGTCCAGGAGCAGCGCGACGTGGAACCGGTCTACGGCCGGGAGGGCCACGCCCCGCGTGACGAGGACGAGATCGGCGTGTTCGCCCGGCGAGCGGGCGACATCCGCGGCGAACACGAACTGGTCCTCGCCGGCAACGACGAGGTGGTCTCGCTGTCCCACCGCGCCGAGGACCGCGGGGTCTTCGCCGCGGGCGCGCTCGACGCGGCGGTCTGGCTGGCCGACCGGGGCGACGGCTGGCACGAGTTCGACGACGTGATCGACGACTGA
- the dapA gene encoding 4-hydroxy-tetrahydrodipicolinate synthase, with protein MTLQFRGVYPAMCTPFDDDGSIDFETLRSDARRLEAAGVDGLVPCGSTGESATMTHDEHIEVVEAVVDAVDDVPVIAGSGSNNTREALSLSRRSADAGADALLLISPYYNKPEQRGLVEHYERIADEIDLPQIVYNVPSRTGRNIEPETVAELAEHPNIQGYKAASGDMGQISEIVERTRDTDLDVLSGDDGMTLPMLSVGGTGAISVAANVEPERTCAMVGAALAGDYERAREIHHRLGPLFRELFVETNPIPVKEAMQIRGYGPARMRSPLTRLSEEYRDDLQAVLDDLESETFDYEDDYAEIER; from the coding sequence ATGACACTCCAGTTCCGCGGCGTGTACCCCGCCATGTGCACGCCGTTCGACGACGACGGCAGTATCGACTTCGAGACACTCCGATCGGACGCCCGGCGCCTGGAGGCCGCGGGCGTCGACGGCCTCGTCCCCTGCGGCTCGACGGGCGAGTCCGCGACGATGACCCACGACGAACACATCGAGGTCGTCGAGGCGGTCGTCGACGCCGTCGACGACGTGCCCGTCATCGCCGGCTCCGGCTCGAACAACACCCGCGAGGCGCTGTCGCTCTCCCGGCGGTCCGCCGACGCCGGCGCCGACGCGCTCCTGCTCATCTCGCCGTACTACAACAAGCCGGAACAGCGCGGCCTCGTCGAGCACTACGAGCGCATCGCCGACGAGATCGACCTGCCGCAGATCGTCTACAACGTCCCCTCCCGCACGGGGCGTAACATCGAGCCCGAGACGGTCGCCGAGCTCGCAGAGCACCCGAACATCCAGGGCTACAAGGCCGCCAGCGGCGACATGGGGCAGATCAGCGAGATCGTCGAGCGGACCCGCGACACCGACCTCGACGTGCTCTCGGGCGACGACGGGATGACGCTGCCGATGCTCTCGGTCGGCGGCACGGGCGCGATCAGCGTCGCCGCCAACGTCGAACCCGAGCGGACCTGCGCGATGGTCGGCGCGGCGCTGGCCGGCGATTACGAGCGCGCCCGGGAGATCCACCACCGGCTCGGGCCCCTCTTCCGCGAGCTGTTCGTCGAGACCAATCCCATCCCGGTCAAGGAAGCCATGCAGATCCGCGGGTACGGGCCGGCGCGGATGCGCTCGCCGCTGACGCGGCTCTCCGAGGAGTACCGGGACGACCTGCAGGCGGTGCTGGACGACCTGGAATCCGAAACCTTCGATTACGAGGACGACTACGCCGAGATCGAACGATGA
- a CDS encoding MarR family transcriptional regulator: MSRSDRGPGQPRAMIHRRILDVAESDPDASMAAIAEEVSGASPGLVERVLDEYGDPGRDSEPETEKSMNAANPSPPETEPGTDADSSNDDTGESPADADNSPTDSEGSTVDADDSPTEPEESPPELAGSTADASHDAGDDPPAAADLSERQRRTLRALYERPGASQGDLAEELDVTRATVSRRLNAIPGFEWGERRAFAEAVFGDGAGGESDDGAADATTRETTPGDAVNTDEGSATSGTDAGERESGTGPGPGDPGAGDPGADDALEGELADLEARVEAVESRVSATGDADGEGAAAALPPELAHKVVHACMESDRVTEDEELEILRAFME, encoded by the coding sequence ATGAGCCGATCGGACCGCGGACCGGGGCAGCCGCGTGCGATGATCCACCGGCGGATCCTCGACGTGGCCGAATCGGACCCGGACGCGTCGATGGCGGCGATCGCCGAGGAGGTCAGCGGCGCGTCGCCGGGCCTCGTCGAGCGCGTCCTCGACGAGTACGGCGACCCCGGTCGCGATTCCGAACCGGAGACCGAGAAATCCATGAACGCCGCGAACCCCTCACCACCCGAGACGGAGCCCGGGACCGACGCGGACAGTTCGAACGACGACACCGGCGAGTCGCCCGCCGACGCGGACAACTCCCCGACCGACTCCGAGGGATCGACCGTCGACGCGGACGACTCCCCGACCGAGCCGGAGGAGTCGCCTCCCGAACTGGCGGGATCGACGGCCGACGCTTCGCACGACGCGGGCGACGATCCACCGGCGGCGGCCGACCTCTCGGAGAGACAGCGCCGGACCCTCCGAGCGCTGTACGAGCGCCCCGGGGCTTCGCAGGGGGACCTGGCGGAGGAGCTGGACGTGACCCGGGCGACGGTGAGCCGCCGCCTCAACGCGATCCCGGGCTTCGAGTGGGGCGAGCGCCGCGCGTTCGCCGAGGCGGTCTTCGGTGACGGGGCCGGCGGCGAGTCCGACGACGGGGCCGCCGACGCGACGACCCGCGAGACGACGCCGGGCGACGCGGTGAACACCGACGAGGGGTCGGCGACGAGCGGGACCGACGCCGGCGAGCGGGAATCGGGAACGGGGCCGGGGCCGGGCGACCCGGGAGCGGGCGACCCGGGGGCGGACGACGCGCTCGAAGGCGAACTCGCCGACCTCGAAGCGCGCGTCGAGGCGGTCGAGTCGCGGGTGAGCGCGACCGGGGACGCCGACGGCGAGGGCGCCGCGGCCGCGCTCCCGCCGGAGCTCGCCCACAAGGTCGTCCACGCCTGCATGGAGTCCGACCGCGTGACCGAGGACGAGGAGCTGGAGATTCTGCGGGCGTTCATGGAGTGA
- the gltB gene encoding glutamate synthase large subunit produces the protein MSSFSRDDGDRRLADPTDVRSNCGVGVVMDLDGDGGHWVLADGLELLENLEHRGTTGAEEATGDGAGVMIQTPHDFFADEVDADLTPGEYAVGSLFLPKDDDEARAELKGVVEDQFAAEGLDVAAWRTVPTDNADLGQTALDSEPEVVQAFVESAEGLTGDDFDRQLYTARRVLETHVEETEPAGHERFYVVSLDTDTVVYKGLLKGEQVADYYPDLTDERVDTTFAMVHARFSTNTLGAWHLAHPYRGIIHNGEFNTIQGNINWMRARETDLDSDAFDDVDKLKPIIDDPEQSDTASVDNALELLMLEGRDLPHALRMLIPEAWRGEANDVSGARRDWYDYHASLVEPWDGPALVAATDGDRVGAVLDRNGLRPCRYDVTTDNTLVMASEAGALDTDPADIEERGRLQPGQLFLADPEEGRVIPDEEVFDDLTDEQYGEWVAEEQVDLADVVDQPDNLPQHDFDELRAYQAQYGYTYDEVDHLIEPMAEKGKDPVGSMGDDTPLSVLSQFNRPLFTYFKQLFAQVTNPPLDYIREELVTSLESRLGYQRNLLDESSEHARQLVLDSPILTDQQTGAIRDLDANGMSSTVVDITYDPDATDLREAVEDAREAATEAARDHDVLVLSDRAAGEDRVAVPSLLAVGGVHHHLVRNGLRNHVGLVLESGDPRTVHHIATLVGYGAGAVNPYLAYQTIEDLVAGPDGAELSTAIDAYVNALEDGLLKTMAKMGISTVESYQGAQIFEAVGLSSDFVAEYFEGTANRTEGIGIEEIEEDLLDRHEVAWGEDPDLERQGEFENRSGGIHHQWNPSTVGKVQQAVRTGDYERYKEFASEINDQNEQLQTLRGLLEFDSDRDPVPIEEVEPVEEIVERFETAAMSLGSLSPEMHENNAIAMNRLGATANTGEGGEPPERFDTEKNCSTKQVASGRFGVTSHYLASADELQIKMAQGSKPGEGGHLPGKKVNEMIAHVRYATPGVGLISPPPLHDIYSIEDLKQLIHDLKASNPDADVNVKLVAEDGIGTIAAGVAKANADKVHISGHDGGTGASPKTSIKSAGLPWELGLAEANQMLRATGLRSRIEVTTDGGMKTGRDVAVATLLGAEGYAFGTASMVTSGCVMARQCHENTCPVGVATQNEKLRERFPGEPQHVINYMTFVAQELREIMAELGFTSVDEMVGRPEVLAQRTDVSQPKAKKVDLSGVIAEPAGDDDRYKTREQTHEVSESLDWELIEEAEPAIDAGEPVAISTEVDNTNRAVGATLSNEISSEYGGEGLPDDTVDVRLEGTAGQSFGAFLQQGITMDLVGTANDYVGKGLSGGKLVVRTPENANYAAEENVVIGNVALYGATQGEAYVNGVAGERFAVRNSGVKGVVEGVGDHGCEYMTGGAIVVLGETGKNFAAGMSGGVAYVYDPDGEFARKANTGMVSVEPALDELDRGMVTRLVENHAEYTDSDRAAELLADWDDELDNFTKVMPDAYAEIIEEREGDDVRTELPEPAAPASESGAASHGQADD, from the coding sequence ATGAGCTCGTTCTCTCGCGACGACGGGGACCGCCGACTGGCGGACCCGACCGACGTACGGTCTAACTGCGGCGTCGGGGTCGTGATGGACCTCGACGGCGACGGCGGGCACTGGGTGCTCGCGGACGGACTGGAGCTGCTCGAGAACCTCGAACACCGCGGCACCACGGGCGCCGAGGAGGCGACCGGCGACGGCGCCGGCGTCATGATCCAGACGCCCCACGACTTCTTCGCCGACGAGGTGGACGCGGACCTGACACCCGGCGAGTACGCCGTCGGGTCGCTGTTCCTCCCGAAGGACGACGACGAGGCTCGCGCGGAACTGAAGGGGGTCGTCGAGGACCAGTTCGCCGCGGAGGGGCTCGACGTGGCCGCCTGGCGGACCGTCCCGACGGACAACGCCGACCTCGGACAGACGGCGCTGGACTCCGAGCCCGAGGTCGTCCAGGCCTTCGTCGAGTCCGCCGAGGGACTGACCGGCGACGACTTCGACCGGCAGCTCTACACGGCGCGGCGAGTGCTCGAAACCCACGTCGAGGAGACCGAGCCCGCGGGCCACGAGCGCTTCTACGTCGTCTCGCTGGACACCGACACCGTCGTCTACAAGGGCCTGCTGAAGGGCGAGCAGGTCGCCGACTACTACCCGGACCTGACCGACGAGCGCGTCGACACGACGTTCGCGATGGTCCACGCCCGCTTCTCGACGAACACGCTGGGCGCGTGGCACCTCGCCCACCCCTACCGCGGCATCATCCACAACGGCGAGTTCAACACCATCCAGGGCAACATCAACTGGATGCGCGCGCGGGAGACGGACCTCGACTCCGACGCCTTCGACGACGTGGACAAGCTCAAGCCGATCATCGACGACCCCGAGCAGTCCGACACCGCCAGCGTCGACAACGCGCTGGAACTCCTGATGCTCGAAGGCCGCGACCTCCCCCACGCCCTGCGGATGCTCATCCCCGAGGCCTGGCGCGGCGAGGCCAACGACGTGAGCGGCGCCCGCCGCGACTGGTACGACTACCACGCCTCGCTGGTCGAACCGTGGGACGGCCCCGCCCTCGTGGCGGCGACCGACGGCGACCGCGTCGGCGCCGTCCTCGACCGCAACGGCCTGCGGCCCTGCCGCTACGACGTGACCACCGACAACACGCTCGTCATGGCCAGCGAGGCGGGCGCGCTGGACACCGACCCCGCCGACATCGAGGAGCGCGGGCGCCTCCAGCCCGGGCAGCTGTTCCTCGCCGACCCCGAGGAGGGCCGGGTCATCCCCGACGAGGAGGTCTTCGACGACCTCACCGACGAGCAGTACGGCGAGTGGGTCGCCGAGGAACAGGTCGACCTCGCCGACGTGGTCGACCAGCCGGACAACCTCCCCCAGCACGACTTCGACGAGCTGCGGGCCTACCAGGCCCAGTACGGCTACACCTACGACGAGGTCGACCACCTCATCGAGCCGATGGCCGAGAAGGGCAAGGACCCCGTCGGGTCGATGGGCGACGACACCCCCCTCTCGGTGCTCTCGCAGTTCAACCGCCCCCTCTTTACCTACTTCAAGCAGCTGTTCGCGCAGGTCACCAACCCGCCGCTGGACTACATCCGCGAGGAGCTGGTCACCTCGCTGGAGTCGCGGCTGGGCTACCAGCGCAACCTGCTCGACGAGTCGTCCGAGCACGCCCGCCAGCTCGTGCTCGACTCGCCGATCCTCACCGACCAGCAGACCGGGGCGATCCGCGACCTCGACGCGAACGGCATGTCCTCGACGGTGGTCGACATCACCTACGACCCCGACGCGACGGACCTGCGCGAGGCCGTCGAGGACGCCCGCGAGGCGGCCACCGAGGCCGCCCGCGACCACGACGTGCTGGTCCTCTCGGACCGCGCGGCCGGCGAGGACCGCGTCGCCGTCCCGAGCCTGCTGGCCGTGGGCGGGGTCCACCACCACCTCGTCCGCAACGGCCTGCGCAACCACGTCGGGCTCGTCCTCGAATCGGGCGACCCCCGGACCGTCCACCACATCGCCACGCTCGTCGGCTACGGCGCGGGCGCGGTCAACCCCTATCTCGCCTACCAGACCATCGAGGACCTGGTCGCGGGACCGGACGGCGCCGAACTCTCCACCGCGATCGACGCCTACGTCAACGCCCTGGAGGACGGCCTCCTGAAGACGATGGCAAAGATGGGTATCTCGACGGTCGAGAGCTACCAGGGCGCCCAGATCTTCGAGGCCGTCGGCCTCTCCTCCGACTTCGTCGCCGAGTACTTCGAGGGGACCGCCAACAGGACCGAGGGCATCGGCATCGAGGAGATCGAGGAGGACCTCCTCGACCGCCACGAGGTCGCCTGGGGCGAGGACCCGGACCTGGAACGCCAGGGCGAGTTCGAGAACCGCTCGGGCGGCATCCACCACCAGTGGAACCCCTCCACCGTGGGCAAGGTCCAGCAGGCCGTTCGAACGGGGGACTACGAGCGCTACAAGGAGTTCGCGAGCGAGATCAACGACCAGAACGAGCAACTGCAGACGCTGCGGGGGCTGCTGGAGTTCGACTCGGACCGCGACCCGGTCCCGATCGAGGAGGTCGAGCCCGTCGAGGAGATCGTCGAGCGCTTCGAGACGGCGGCGATGAGCCTCGGGTCGCTGTCGCCGGAGATGCACGAGAACAACGCCATCGCGATGAACCGGCTGGGCGCGACCGCCAACACCGGCGAGGGCGGCGAGCCCCCCGAGCGGTTCGACACCGAGAAGAACTGCTCGACCAAGCAGGTCGCCTCCGGTCGCTTCGGGGTCACCAGCCACTACCTCGCCTCGGCCGACGAGCTGCAGATCAAGATGGCCCAGGGCTCCAAGCCCGGCGAGGGCGGCCACCTCCCCGGCAAGAAGGTCAACGAGATGATCGCCCACGTCCGCTACGCGACGCCGGGCGTCGGGCTCATCTCGCCGCCGCCGCTGCACGACATCTACTCCATCGAGGACCTCAAGCAGCTCATCCACGACCTGAAGGCGAGCAACCCCGACGCCGACGTGAACGTCAAGCTCGTCGCCGAGGACGGCATCGGCACCATCGCCGCCGGCGTCGCCAAGGCCAACGCCGACAAGGTCCACATCTCCGGCCACGACGGCGGCACCGGCGCCTCCCCGAAGACCTCCATCAAGTCCGCGGGCCTCCCGTGGGAACTGGGTCTCGCGGAGGCAAACCAGATGCTCCGCGCGACGGGCCTGCGCTCGCGCATCGAGGTCACCACCGACGGCGGCATGAAGACGGGCCGCGACGTGGCCGTCGCCACGCTCCTCGGCGCCGAGGGGTACGCCTTCGGCACCGCGTCGATGGTCACCTCCGGCTGCGTGATGGCCCGGCAGTGCCACGAGAACACCTGTCCGGTCGGCGTCGCCACGCAAAACGAGAAGCTCCGCGAGCGGTTCCCGGGCGAGCCCCAGCACGTCATCAACTACATGACCTTCGTCGCCCAGGAGCTGCGGGAGATCATGGCCGAACTCGGCTTCACCAGCGTCGACGAGATGGTCGGCCGCCCCGAGGTGCTCGCCCAGCGGACGGACGTGAGCCAGCCCAAGGCGAAGAAGGTCGACCTGTCGGGGGTCATCGCCGAGCCCGCGGGCGACGACGACCGCTACAAGACCCGCGAGCAGACCCACGAGGTGAGCGAGTCGCTCGACTGGGAGCTCATCGAGGAAGCCGAGCCCGCCATCGACGCCGGCGAGCCGGTCGCCATCTCGACGGAGGTGGACAACACCAACCGCGCCGTCGGCGCGACGCTCTCGAACGAGATCTCCAGCGAGTACGGCGGCGAGGGGCTGCCCGACGACACCGTCGACGTCCGCCTGGAGGGGACCGCCGGCCAGAGCTTCGGCGCGTTCCTCCAGCAGGGGATCACGATGGATCTCGTCGGCACCGCCAACGACTACGTCGGCAAGGGGCTCTCGGGCGGGAAGCTGGTCGTCCGCACCCCCGAGAACGCCAACTACGCGGCCGAGGAGAACGTCGTCATCGGCAACGTCGCGCTGTACGGCGCGACCCAGGGGGAGGCCTACGTCAACGGCGTCGCCGGCGAGCGCTTCGCGGTCCGCAACTCCGGCGTCAAAGGGGTCGTCGAGGGCGTCGGCGACCACGGCTGCGAGTACATGACCGGCGGCGCCATCGTCGTGCTGGGCGAGACGGGCAAGAACTTCGCGGCCGGCATGTCGGGCGGCGTCGCCTACGTCTACGACCCCGACGGCGAGTTCGCCCGGAAGGCCAACACCGGGATGGTCTCGGTCGAGCCGGCGCTGGACGAACTCGACCGCGGGATGGTCACCCGGCTGGTCGAGAACCACGCCGAGTACACCGATTCGGACCGCGCCGCCGAGCTGCTGGCCGACTGGGACGACGAGCTTGACAACTTCACGAAGGTAATGCCCGACGCCTACGCCGAGATCATCGAGGAGCGCGAGGGCGACGACGTGCGCACGGAACTGCCCGAGCCGGCCGCCCCCGCCTCGGAGTCGGGCGCCGCCAGCCACGGACAGGCCGACGACTGA
- a CDS encoding Glu/Leu/Phe/Val family dehydrogenase yields the protein MGSDVNPFESLQEQIDEAAEYLDVDEGMLERLKNPERILETNLSVEMDDGSIEVFRAYRSQFNGDRGPYKGGIRYHPQVSRDEVKALSGWMVYKTATVGIPLGGGKGGIVIDPDDYSEDELERITRAFAKELTPIIGEDRDVPAPDVNTGQREMNWIKDTYETLENTTEPGVITGKDISSGGSAGRVEATGRSTVIAAREAFDYLDKEVEGATVAVQGYGNAGWLSAKLIDEMGANVVAVSDSSGGVYSEDGLDPVAAKDHKRETGSVVGYHEADEEVSNDELLQLDVDLLIPAALENAIDEEIAEGVQADVISEAANGPITPKGDDVLEDKDVIIVPDILANAGGVTVSYFEWVQNRQRFYWDEERVNEELEDITVEQFWNLVDAYEEHDLPSLRVAAYVVAIRRVLDAAEQAGTWP from the coding sequence ATGGGATCCGACGTCAACCCCTTCGAGAGCCTGCAGGAACAGATCGACGAGGCCGCGGAGTACCTCGACGTGGACGAGGGCATGCTCGAGCGCCTGAAGAACCCCGAGCGCATCCTCGAGACGAACCTCTCGGTCGAGATGGACGACGGGTCGATCGAGGTCTTCCGCGCCTACCGCTCGCAGTTCAACGGCGACCGCGGGCCCTACAAGGGCGGCATCCGCTACCACCCGCAGGTCTCCCGCGACGAGGTCAAGGCGCTGTCCGGCTGGATGGTCTACAAGACCGCGACGGTCGGCATCCCGCTGGGCGGCGGGAAGGGCGGCATCGTCATCGACCCCGACGACTACTCCGAGGACGAACTCGAACGCATCACGCGCGCCTTCGCGAAGGAACTGACGCCGATCATCGGCGAGGACCGCGACGTGCCCGCGCCCGACGTGAACACGGGCCAGCGCGAGATGAACTGGATCAAGGACACCTACGAGACCCTGGAGAACACGACGGAGCCGGGCGTCATCACCGGCAAGGACATCTCCAGCGGCGGGTCTGCGGGCCGCGTCGAGGCGACGGGCCGCTCGACGGTCATCGCCGCCCGCGAGGCGTTCGACTACCTCGACAAGGAAGTCGAGGGCGCGACCGTCGCCGTCCAGGGCTACGGCAACGCGGGCTGGCTCTCCGCGAAGCTCATCGACGAGATGGGCGCGAACGTCGTCGCCGTCTCCGACTCCAGCGGCGGGGTCTACAGCGAGGACGGCCTCGATCCGGTCGCCGCCAAGGACCACAAGCGCGAGACCGGTAGCGTCGTCGGCTACCACGAGGCCGACGAGGAGGTCTCCAACGACGAGCTGCTCCAGCTCGACGTCGACCTGCTGATCCCCGCGGCGCTGGAGAACGCCATCGACGAGGAGATCGCCGAGGGCGTCCAGGCCGACGTGATCTCCGAGGCCGCCAACGGCCCGATCACGCCCAAGGGCGACGACGTGCTCGAGGACAAGGACGTCATCATCGTGCCGGACATCCTCGCCAACGCCGGCGGCGTGACGGTGTCGTACTTCGAGTGGGTCCAGAATCGCCAGCGCTTCTACTGGGACGAGGAGCGCGTCAACGAGGAACTGGAGGACATCACCGTCGAACAGTTCTGGAACCTCGTCGACGCCTACGAGGAACACGACCTGCCGAGCCTCCGCGTCGCCGCCTACGTCGTCGCGATCCGGCGCGTCCTCGACGCAGCCGAACAGGCCGGCACCTGGCCGTAA